A genomic segment from Salvelinus alpinus chromosome 8, SLU_Salpinus.1, whole genome shotgun sequence encodes:
- the LOC139583870 gene encoding uncharacterized protein, translating into MEDPGTEFGKHWYTITPSPTIPHHPPPTATITHHPPPSDTITPITPSPPSPTIPQHQPPSPPSPTITHHPPPSDTITPITHHHPITTITPITHHPPPSPPSPTITHHPPPSDTITHHPPPTATITHHHPPSPHHQPPSATISHHQPPSPHHQPPSPHHQPPSATISHHQPPSATIPPPSATIPPPSATISHHQPPSPHHQPQSATISHHHPPSATISHHPPTISHHQPPSATISHHQPPSPPPSPTISHHQPTISHHQQPSATVPPPSATISPAAHK; encoded by the exons ATGGAGGACCccgggaccgagtttgggaaacactggt ACACCATCACCCCATCACCCACCATCCCCCACCATCCCCCACCTACAGCCACTATCACCCACCATCCCCCACCCTCAGACACCATCACCCCCATCACCCCATCACCCCCATCACCCACCATCCCTCAGCATCAGCCCCCATCACCCCCATCACCCACCATCACCCACCATCCCCCACCCTCAGACACCATCACCCCCATCACCCACCATcaccccatcaccaccatcacccccaTCACCCATCATCCCCCACCATCACCCCCATCACCCACCATCACCCACCATCCCCCACCCTCAGACACCATCACCCACCATCCCCCACCTACAGCTACTATCACCCACCATCACCCACCATCCCCCCACCATCAGCCACCATCAGCCACCATCAGCCACCATCAGCCACCATCCCCCCACCATCAGCCACCATCCCCCCACCATCAGCCACCATCAGCCACCATCAGCCACCATCAGCCACCATCAGCCACCATCCCCCCACCATCAGCCACCATCCCCCCACCATCAGCCACCATCAGCCACCATCAGCCACCATCCCCCCACCATCAGCCACAATCAGCCACCATCAGCCACCATCACCCACCATCAGCCACCATCAGCCACCATCCCCCCACCATCAGCCACCATCAGCCACCGTCAGCCACCATCAGCCACCATCAGCCACCATCCCCCCCACCATCACCCACCATCAGCCACCATCAGCCCACCATCAGCCACCATCAGCAACCATCAGCCACCGTCCCCCCACCATCAGCCACCATCAGCCCCGCTGCCCACAAATGA